One Roseomonas sp. OT10 DNA window includes the following coding sequences:
- a CDS encoding acetate/propionate family kinase: MNVEGKAVLVLNAGSSSIKFELFEVVEGEPETRLDGQMEGIGASPHLFARDRRRVVLADQRWAGPDVADHVAALARIMEGIEPAIANRVIVGIGHRVVHGGTEFTAPVVVDASVARKLDALRDLAPLHQPHNLAGIEAARRRFPGVPQVACFDTAFHRSHAWEADTFALPPEFYGRGIRRYGFHGLSYEYIAASLAGEDPGRTVVAHLGNGSSLCAIRDGRSVDSTMGFTALDGVPMGTRCGQIDPGVLLHLMTSEGMSVEEVGQLLYQRSGLRGMSGISQDVRELEASGAPEAAAALRYYAYRVRREIGALAAAMGGIDTLVFTAGIGENARDLRARICEGLEFLGIRLDPARNAANGPEIAAEGATVRVLVRPTDEEGMIARHVIHLLQGRMDQPSSGPGREGGPA; encoded by the coding sequence GTGAACGTCGAGGGCAAGGCCGTCCTGGTCCTCAACGCCGGCTCCTCCTCCATCAAGTTCGAGCTGTTCGAGGTGGTGGAGGGCGAGCCGGAGACGCGGCTGGACGGCCAGATGGAGGGGATCGGCGCCTCGCCGCACCTCTTCGCGCGGGATCGCCGGCGCGTCGTCCTGGCGGACCAGCGCTGGGCCGGGCCGGACGTCGCCGACCATGTCGCCGCGCTGGCGCGGATCATGGAGGGGATCGAGCCCGCCATCGCCAACCGCGTCATCGTCGGCATCGGCCACCGGGTGGTGCATGGCGGCACCGAATTCACCGCGCCGGTCGTGGTGGATGCGTCGGTGGCGCGGAAGCTCGACGCGCTGCGCGACCTCGCGCCGCTGCACCAGCCGCACAACCTCGCCGGCATCGAGGCGGCCCGGCGCCGCTTCCCCGGCGTGCCGCAGGTCGCCTGCTTCGACACCGCCTTCCACCGCAGCCATGCCTGGGAGGCGGACACCTTCGCCCTGCCGCCGGAGTTCTACGGGCGCGGCATCCGCCGCTACGGCTTCCACGGCCTGTCCTACGAATACATCGCCGCCTCCCTGGCCGGGGAGGACCCGGGCCGCACGGTGGTGGCGCATCTGGGCAACGGTTCCTCGCTCTGCGCCATCCGCGACGGGCGCAGCGTGGACAGCACCATGGGCTTCACCGCGCTGGACGGGGTGCCGATGGGCACGCGCTGCGGCCAGATCGACCCGGGCGTGCTGCTGCACCTGATGACGAGCGAGGGGATGAGCGTGGAGGAGGTCGGGCAGCTGCTCTACCAGCGCTCCGGCCTGCGCGGCATGTCGGGCATCAGCCAGGACGTGCGCGAGCTGGAGGCCTCCGGCGCGCCGGAGGCCGCGGCCGCGCTGCGCTACTACGCCTATCGCGTGCGGCGGGAGATCGGCGCCCTGGCCGCCGCGATGGGCGGGATCGACACGCTGGTCTTCACCGCCGGCATCGGCGAGAACGCGCGCGACCTGCGGGCGCGGATCTGCGAGGGGCTGGAGTTCCTCGGCATCCGCCTCGATCCCGCGCGCAACGCCGCCAACGGGCCGGAGATCGCCGCCGAGGGCGCGACGGTGCGCGTCCTCGTCCGCCCGACGGACGAGGAAGGTATGATCGCCCGCCACGTCATCCACCTCCTGCAGGGGAGGATGGACCAGCCCTCCTCCGGCCCCGGTCGAGAGGGCGGCCCGGCCTGA
- a CDS encoding bifunctional enoyl-CoA hydratase/phosphate acetyltransferase has product MQMHPPLVGRTADQIAVGDTAAARRVCTINDLVVFAHASGNVNPLHIPGEAEQEAGQAPVAPAMWGGSLFSGVLGNSLPGPGTLYLGQTLRFHGRLHVGDEVESRVTVREKRADGTVALDCRLTRIGDGALIADGVAEVLPPAISMTTDGVYLPELALTKGGKLNRLLEACRGAPALPTAVVCPTDGNALGGAWEAARHGLIVPLLVGPEAAIRAEAAEIGWDLDGATLVDVPAHQAAARAVAMVHEGTAGAVMKGNLHSDELLTHVTKAEGGLRAGRRISHVFVLDVAGREELMLISDAAINILPDLKTKTDIVQNAIDLAHAIGIAQPRVGVLSAVETVNPAIPSSLDAAILSKMADRGQITGGLVDGPLAMDNAVDLEAAKTKGLHSSVAGRADVLIAPNLEAGNMLAKQLVFLSHAETGGLVVGASVPVMLTSRADDAQARLASAALAVLYAHWTRTRASLVQGGSP; this is encoded by the coding sequence ATGCAGATGCACCCGCCCCTGGTCGGACGCACCGCGGACCAGATCGCCGTCGGCGACACCGCCGCCGCGCGGCGAGTCTGCACGATCAACGACCTGGTCGTCTTCGCGCATGCCTCGGGCAACGTGAACCCGCTGCACATCCCCGGCGAGGCCGAGCAGGAGGCCGGGCAGGCCCCGGTCGCCCCGGCCATGTGGGGCGGCTCGCTCTTCTCCGGCGTGCTGGGCAACAGCCTGCCCGGCCCGGGGACGCTCTACCTCGGCCAGACGCTGCGCTTCCACGGCCGCCTGCATGTCGGCGACGAGGTGGAGAGCCGCGTCACCGTGCGGGAGAAGCGCGCGGACGGGACGGTGGCGCTGGACTGCCGCCTGACGCGGATCGGCGACGGGGCGCTGATCGCCGACGGCGTGGCCGAGGTGCTGCCGCCCGCCATCAGCATGACCACGGACGGCGTCTACCTGCCGGAGCTGGCGCTGACCAAGGGGGGCAAGCTCAACCGCCTGCTCGAGGCCTGCCGCGGCGCCCCCGCGCTGCCGACCGCGGTGGTCTGCCCGACCGACGGCAACGCCCTGGGCGGCGCCTGGGAGGCGGCGCGGCACGGATTGATCGTGCCGCTGCTGGTCGGGCCGGAGGCGGCGATCCGGGCCGAGGCCGCCGAGATCGGCTGGGACCTGGACGGCGCCACCCTCGTCGACGTCCCCGCCCACCAGGCCGCGGCGCGCGCCGTCGCCATGGTGCACGAGGGGACGGCCGGGGCGGTGATGAAGGGCAACCTCCATTCGGACGAGCTGCTGACCCATGTCACCAAGGCCGAGGGCGGGCTGCGCGCCGGGCGCCGGATCAGCCACGTCTTCGTGCTGGACGTGGCCGGGCGGGAGGAGCTGATGCTGATCTCCGACGCGGCGATCAACATCCTGCCCGACCTGAAGACCAAGACGGACATCGTGCAGAACGCCATCGACCTGGCGCATGCGATCGGCATCGCCCAGCCGCGGGTCGGCGTGCTTTCGGCGGTGGAGACGGTGAACCCCGCCATCCCCTCCAGCCTGGATGCCGCGATCCTCTCCAAGATGGCCGATCGCGGCCAGATCACCGGCGGGCTGGTGGACGGGCCGCTGGCGATGGACAACGCCGTGGACCTGGAGGCGGCCAAGACCAAGGGGCTGCACTCCTCCGTCGCGGGGCGCGCGGACGTGCTGATCGCGCCGAACCTGGAGGCCGGCAACATGCTGGCCAAGCAGCTCGTCTTCCTCTCCCATGCGGAGACGGGCGGGCTGGTGGTCGGCGCGTCGGTGCCGGTGATGCTGACCAGCCGGGCGGACGACGCCCAGGCCCGCCTCGCCTCCGCCGCGCTGGCGGTGCTCTACGCGCACTGGACCCGGACCAGGGCCTCGCTGGTGCAGGGGGGCTCGCCGTGA
- the fabI gene encoding enoyl-ACP reductase FabI, with translation MTELSGTHDPLPRVWDPDDRVGDMLKGRRGLVVGVANADSIAFGCAAKLRAFGAELAVTYLNDRAERFVRPLAEQVGASLVLPLDVEQPGQLEAVFGRIAAEWGRLDFVIHSIAFAPREDLHGRVVDVSAEGFTQAMRVSCWSFLRMAKLAEPLMTEGGVLVTMSYHGADRVVDNYNMMGPVKAALEASVRYAASELGGKGIRVFAMSPGPLKTRAASGIAHFDELIDMARSRAPQGRLVDIAEVGRVCAFLVGGASSGMTGDTIYVDGGLHIMA, from the coding sequence ATGACGGAGCTTTCCGGGACGCATGATCCCCTGCCGCGCGTCTGGGACCCGGACGACCGCGTCGGCGACATGCTGAAGGGCCGCCGCGGGCTGGTGGTGGGGGTGGCGAACGCGGACTCCATCGCCTTCGGCTGCGCCGCCAAGCTCCGCGCCTTCGGCGCCGAGCTGGCCGTCACCTACCTGAACGACCGGGCGGAACGCTTCGTCCGCCCGCTGGCCGAGCAGGTCGGGGCCTCCCTGGTCCTGCCGCTGGACGTGGAGCAGCCGGGCCAGCTGGAAGCGGTGTTCGGGCGGATCGCCGCGGAATGGGGCCGGCTGGACTTCGTGATCCACTCCATCGCCTTCGCCCCGCGCGAGGACCTGCACGGCCGCGTGGTGGACGTCTCGGCCGAGGGTTTCACCCAGGCGATGCGGGTCTCCTGCTGGTCCTTCCTGCGCATGGCGAAGCTGGCCGAGCCGCTGATGACGGAGGGCGGCGTGCTGGTGACGATGAGCTACCACGGCGCCGACAGGGTGGTGGACAACTACAACATGATGGGGCCGGTGAAGGCGGCGCTGGAAGCCTCCGTCCGCTACGCCGCGAGCGAGCTGGGCGGCAAGGGCATCCGCGTCTTCGCCATGTCCCCCGGCCCGCTGAAGACGCGCGCGGCGAGCGGCATCGCGCATTTCGACGAGCTGATCGACATGGCCCGGTCCCGCGCCCCGCAGGGGCGGCTGGTGGACATCGCCGAGGTCGGCCGCGTCTGCGCCTTCCTGGTCGGCGGCGCATCCTCGGGCATGACCGGCGACACGATTTACGTCGACGGCGGCCTGCACATCATGGCCTGA
- a CDS encoding FAS1-like dehydratase domain-containing protein, with protein MGAETALDIDHLRGWVGRGERATDTLTPRLVQGLRATLDGDAALPADGEAAPATAHWCLAPPTVAMSGLGPDGHPARGGFLPPVPLPRRMWAGGALVFHHPLLVGDVVERESRIVDLSVKEGRTGRLCFVTVEHRILSPRGLALEERHDIVYRDMDRAPAAPPAASPATSPARRAAPEARVPQWRRVVQADPVLLFRYSALTFNGHRIHYDRAYCIEEEGYPGLVVHGPLQATLLVELAAEAKGGQPPRRFEFRGVRPLFDGAAFSVNAAEAEGGLDLWTADAAGHTTMTAMARW; from the coding sequence ATGGGCGCTGAGACGGCCCTCGACATCGACCACCTCCGCGGCTGGGTCGGGCGGGGCGAACGGGCCACGGACACGCTGACGCCCCGGCTGGTGCAGGGGCTGCGGGCGACGCTCGACGGGGATGCGGCCCTGCCCGCCGACGGCGAGGCCGCGCCGGCCACCGCCCATTGGTGCCTCGCCCCGCCCACGGTCGCCATGTCCGGCCTGGGGCCGGACGGCCACCCGGCGCGCGGCGGCTTCCTGCCCCCCGTGCCGCTGCCGCGCCGCATGTGGGCGGGCGGCGCGCTGGTCTTCCACCATCCGCTCCTTGTGGGCGACGTGGTCGAGCGGGAATCGCGGATCGTCGACCTGTCCGTGAAGGAGGGCCGCACCGGCCGGCTCTGCTTCGTCACCGTGGAGCACCGGATCCTCTCCCCGCGCGGCCTGGCGCTGGAGGAGCGGCACGACATCGTCTACCGGGACATGGACCGCGCCCCGGCTGCCCCCCCGGCGGCCTCCCCGGCGACCTCCCCGGCGCGCCGGGCCGCGCCGGAGGCGCGCGTGCCGCAATGGCGGCGCGTGGTCCAGGCCGACCCCGTCCTGCTGTTCCGATACTCCGCGCTGACCTTCAACGGCCACCGCATCCATTACGACCGCGCCTATTGCATCGAGGAGGAGGGCTATCCGGGCCTCGTGGTCCATGGCCCGCTCCAGGCCACCCTCCTCGTGGAGCTGGCGGCCGAGGCGAAGGGCGGCCAGCCGCCCCGGCGCTTCGAGTTCCGCGGCGTGCGCCCGCTCTTCGACGGCGCGGCGTTCAGCGTCAACGCGGCGGAGGCGGAAGGAGGGCTCGACCTCTGGACGGCGGACGCGGCGGGCCACACCACCATGACGGCGATGGCGCGCTGGTAG
- a CDS encoding CaiB/BaiF CoA transferase family protein has product MPGSRPLAGLLVVAMEQAVAAPLCSAKLADAGARVIKIERAEGDFARGYDAAAQGSSSYFVWLNRGKESLVLDIKQPDDLALLHRLIAKADVFLQNLAPGAAARAGFGSEALRAAHPRLITVDISGYGETGEYASMKAYDLLVQAESGLASVTGRAEGPGRVGVSVCDIGCGMTAHAAVLEALIERGVTGRGKGIAVSLFDGMADWMNVPLLYYEGTGKAPARVGLAHPSICPYGAFDTADGAQVLISIQNEREWKDFCARFLGEPDLPQREGFRSNVERVAHRPMVDAHIARAFAALTRAECAARLGEAKTAYGFVNDVAAFARHPALRRVTLETPGGPVQAAAPPARFSDGERALGPVPALGQHTAGIRAEFSAAPPAGKGADHGR; this is encoded by the coding sequence ATGCCCGGCTCCAGGCCCCTCGCCGGCCTCCTCGTCGTCGCCATGGAGCAGGCGGTAGCGGCGCCGCTCTGCTCGGCGAAGCTCGCCGATGCGGGCGCGCGCGTCATCAAGATCGAGCGCGCGGAGGGCGACTTCGCGCGCGGCTACGACGCCGCCGCCCAAGGCTCCTCCAGCTACTTCGTCTGGCTGAACCGCGGCAAGGAGAGCCTGGTCCTCGACATCAAGCAGCCGGACGACCTCGCCCTGCTGCACCGGCTGATCGCGAAGGCCGACGTCTTCCTGCAGAACCTCGCCCCCGGCGCCGCCGCGCGGGCGGGCTTCGGCAGCGAGGCGCTGCGCGCGGCCCATCCCCGCCTGATCACCGTGGACATCTCCGGCTATGGCGAGACGGGCGAGTACGCGTCGATGAAGGCCTACGACCTGTTGGTGCAGGCCGAGAGCGGGCTGGCGAGCGTGACCGGCCGCGCCGAGGGGCCGGGCCGCGTCGGCGTCTCCGTCTGCGACATCGGCTGCGGCATGACCGCCCATGCCGCCGTGCTGGAGGCGCTGATCGAGCGCGGCGTCACCGGCCGGGGCAAGGGGATCGCCGTCTCCCTCTTCGACGGCATGGCGGACTGGATGAACGTGCCGCTGCTCTACTACGAGGGCACGGGCAAGGCTCCCGCCCGCGTCGGCCTCGCCCACCCCTCCATCTGCCCCTACGGCGCCTTCGACACGGCCGATGGGGCGCAGGTCCTCATCTCCATCCAGAACGAGCGGGAGTGGAAGGATTTCTGCGCCCGCTTCCTCGGCGAGCCCGACCTGCCGCAGCGGGAGGGCTTCCGCAGCAACGTCGAGCGGGTGGCGCACCGCCCCATGGTGGACGCCCATATCGCCCGGGCCTTCGCGGCGCTGACACGGGCGGAATGCGCCGCCCGGCTGGGCGAGGCGAAGACCGCCTATGGCTTCGTCAACGACGTCGCCGCCTTCGCCCGCCACCCCGCGCTGCGCCGGGTGACGCTGGAGACGCCCGGCGGTCCCGTCCAGGCCGCCGCGCCGCCGGCCCGCTTCAGCGACGGCGAGCGCGCGCTGGGGCCCGTCCCTGCCCTCGGGCAGCATACGGCGGGGATACGGGCCGAGTTTTCCGCCGCGCCACCGGCCGGCAAGGGGGCGGACCATGGGCGCTGA
- a CDS encoding acyl-CoA dehydrogenase family protein has protein sequence MHTQPDEYQELRDAVRALCAEFPDEYHRKIDAERGYPEAFVDALTKAGWLAALIPEEYGGSGLGLTEASIIMEEINRSGGNSGACHGQMYNMGTLLRHGSAEQKARYLPRIATGELRLQSMGVTEPTTGTDTTKIKTTAVRQGDRYVVNGQKVWISRIQHSELMILLARTTPLAEVKKKSEGMSIFLVDLRDAIGKGMTVRPIENMVNHETNELFFDNLEIPAENLIGEEGKGFKYILDGLNAERTLIAAECIGDGYWFVDKVVPYVKERVVFGRPIGQNQGVQFPIAESYIEIEAANLMRFEACRLFDAGLPCGAQANMAKYLAAKASWEAANACLQFHGGFGFANEYDVERKFRETRLYQVAPISTNLILSYVAEHILGLPRSF, from the coding sequence ATGCACACCCAGCCCGACGAGTACCAGGAGCTGCGCGACGCCGTCCGCGCCCTCTGCGCCGAGTTCCCGGACGAGTACCACCGCAAGATCGACGCGGAGCGCGGCTACCCGGAAGCCTTCGTGGATGCGTTGACCAAGGCCGGCTGGCTCGCCGCCCTCATCCCCGAGGAGTATGGCGGCTCCGGGCTGGGCCTGACGGAAGCCTCCATCATCATGGAGGAGATCAACCGCTCCGGCGGCAATTCCGGCGCCTGCCACGGCCAGATGTACAACATGGGCACGCTGCTGCGGCACGGCTCGGCCGAGCAGAAGGCGCGCTACCTGCCCAGGATCGCGACCGGCGAGCTGCGCCTGCAATCCATGGGCGTGACCGAGCCCACCACCGGCACGGACACGACGAAGATCAAGACCACCGCCGTCCGCCAGGGCGACCGCTACGTGGTGAACGGCCAGAAGGTCTGGATCTCGCGCATCCAGCATTCCGAGCTGATGATCCTCCTCGCCCGCACCACGCCGCTGGCCGAGGTGAAGAAGAAGTCCGAGGGGATGTCGATCTTCCTCGTCGACCTGCGCGACGCGATCGGCAAGGGCATGACGGTGCGCCCGATCGAGAACATGGTGAACCACGAGACCAACGAGCTGTTCTTCGACAACCTCGAGATCCCGGCCGAGAACCTGATCGGCGAGGAAGGCAAGGGCTTCAAGTACATCCTGGACGGGCTGAACGCGGAGCGCACGCTGATCGCGGCGGAGTGCATCGGCGACGGCTACTGGTTCGTCGACAAGGTCGTGCCCTACGTGAAGGAGCGCGTCGTCTTCGGCCGCCCCATCGGCCAGAACCAGGGCGTGCAGTTCCCGATCGCCGAGAGCTACATCGAGATCGAGGCCGCCAACCTGATGCGCTTCGAGGCCTGCCGCCTGTTCGACGCCGGGCTGCCCTGCGGCGCGCAGGCCAACATGGCCAAGTACCTGGCCGCCAAGGCGAGCTGGGAGGCGGCGAACGCCTGCCTCCAGTTCCACGGCGGCTTCGGCTTCGCCAACGAATACGACGTGGAGCGCAAGTTCCGCGAGACGCGGCTCTACCAGGTGGCGCCGATCAGCACGAACCTGATCCTCTCCTACGTCGCCGAGCACATCCTCGGCCTGCCGCGGAGCTTCTGA
- a CDS encoding HpcH/HpaI aldolase/citrate lyase family protein — translation MTTTSMPPRWRSLLFVPAHVERFVARAHERGADGVILDLEDAVPAAEKPAARERLAASIAGIARNGTAAMVRVNHDLRHLGRDLEAAVQPGLAALVLPKVEEAGFVREVAACVAGLEAERRLVPGGIRLVLQVETPAALFTLPAIAGAHPRVAAMTLGPEDYCAALGGVPEAETLFTPNYAVLCAARAAGILPLGFVGSIGDYADIDAFAARARQARRLGFRGALIVHPSQVEPLNAAFAPTAAELDWARRVVAGDQAARAEGRGAFQLDGRMVDPPVVRRAEEILALAG, via the coding sequence ATGACGACGACATCCATGCCCCCCCGCTGGCGCTCGCTGCTGTTCGTGCCGGCGCATGTGGAGCGCTTCGTCGCCCGTGCCCACGAGCGGGGCGCGGACGGCGTCATCCTCGACCTGGAGGACGCCGTGCCGGCCGCGGAGAAGCCGGCGGCGCGCGAGCGGCTGGCCGCCTCCATCGCCGGCATCGCCCGCAACGGCACGGCGGCGATGGTGCGGGTCAACCATGACCTGCGCCATCTTGGCCGTGACCTGGAGGCGGCGGTGCAGCCCGGCCTTGCCGCGCTGGTGCTGCCCAAGGTCGAGGAGGCGGGCTTCGTGCGCGAGGTGGCGGCGTGCGTCGCGGGACTGGAGGCCGAGCGCCGCCTGGTGCCCGGCGGCATCCGGCTGGTGTTGCAGGTGGAGACGCCGGCGGCGTTGTTCACGCTGCCCGCGATCGCCGGCGCGCATCCGCGCGTCGCCGCGATGACGCTGGGACCGGAGGATTACTGCGCGGCCCTCGGCGGCGTGCCCGAGGCGGAGACCCTGTTCACGCCGAACTACGCCGTGCTCTGCGCCGCCCGCGCGGCGGGCATCCTGCCCCTGGGCTTCGTCGGCAGCATCGGCGACTACGCGGATATCGACGCCTTCGCGGCGAGGGCGCGCCAGGCGCGGCGCCTGGGCTTCCGCGGCGCGCTCATCGTGCATCCGTCGCAGGTCGAGCCGCTGAACGCGGCCTTCGCGCCCACGGCCGCGGAGCTGGACTGGGCCCGGCGCGTCGTCGCCGGCGACCAGGCCGCCCGTGCCGAGGGGCGTGGCGCGTTCCAGCTCGACGGGCGCATGGTGGACCCGCCGGTGGTGCGCCGGGCGGAGGAGATCCTTGCCCTGGCGGGATGA
- a CDS encoding potassium channel family protein has protein sequence MIPPGGTLRAEALAAPPLPGEEPGRRGGWAAARRRLRELYYGSSEAAHRFRYALVGLDAVTVAFIATTSFLPRNAVVQVADVLLGLVLLAEFAARLAAGTRPWRDLLRPLNLADLVAVACFLIPLAGEGAAFLRALRLLRMLRSYQLVRRLRGDVPVFRRHEEAIVASADLLVFIFVMTGLVYETQHRTNPAIGNYADALYFTVTALTTTGFGDITLPGTGGRMLTVAIMFCGVTLFLRLAQTMFRPSKVRFPCPRCGLQRHEPDAVHCKACGEVLRIPDDGE, from the coding sequence GTGATCCCGCCGGGCGGGACGCTGCGGGCCGAGGCGCTGGCCGCGCCGCCCCTGCCGGGGGAGGAGCCCGGCCGGCGCGGCGGCTGGGCCGCGGCGCGGCGGCGGCTGCGCGAGCTGTACTACGGCAGCTCGGAGGCGGCGCACCGCTTCCGCTATGCGCTGGTGGGGCTGGATGCGGTGACGGTGGCGTTCATCGCCACCACCTCCTTCCTGCCGCGCAACGCGGTGGTGCAGGTGGCGGACGTGCTGCTCGGCCTGGTCCTGCTGGCCGAGTTCGCCGCGCGGCTGGCGGCCGGGACGCGGCCCTGGCGCGACCTGCTGCGGCCGCTGAACCTGGCCGACCTGGTCGCCGTGGCCTGCTTCCTGATCCCGCTGGCCGGAGAGGGCGCGGCCTTCCTGCGCGCGCTGCGGCTGCTGCGGATGCTGCGGTCCTATCAGCTGGTGCGCCGGCTCCGGGGGGACGTGCCGGTGTTCCGGCGGCATGAGGAGGCGATCGTCGCCTCGGCCGACCTGCTGGTGTTCATCTTCGTCATGACCGGGCTGGTCTACGAGACGCAGCACCGGACCAACCCGGCGATCGGGAACTACGCGGACGCCCTGTACTTCACCGTCACCGCCCTGACCACGACCGGCTTCGGGGACATCACCCTGCCCGGGACGGGGGGGCGGATGCTGACGGTGGCGATCATGTTCTGCGGGGTGACGCTGTTCCTGCGGCTGGCGCAGACGATGTTCCGGCCGTCGAAGGTGCGGTTTCCCTGCCCGCGCTGCGGGTTGCAGCGGCATGAGCCGGATGCGGTGCACTGCAAGGCCTGCGGGGAGGTGCTGAGGATTCCGGACGACGGGGAGTAG
- a CDS encoding zinc-binding alcohol dehydrogenase family protein, whose translation MKAIAYTHCHPIDHPEALQDITLPEPPAPRGHDLLIEVRAVAVNPVDTKIRRNADPAGEPRVLGFDAAGVVRAVGPEVRLFHKGQEVFYAGSIDRAGSNAELQLVDERIVGPKPRSLSFAEAAALPLTAITAWEVLFDRMGIARGKAPSLGAVDSGALLIVGGAGGVGSIAIQLARRLTGLTVVATASRPETQAWCRELGAHHVLDHSSDLVAQAKALRVAFPYILSTTETPRHWNALAEILAPQGTIGLIDELGGADVQKLKPKAGRLAWEYMFARPVFQTPDMIAQHRLLDEVSHLVDAGALRTTLGERFGRIDAGNLIRAHAAVESGRMRGKAVLEGF comes from the coding sequence ATGAAGGCCATCGCCTACACGCATTGCCACCCCATCGACCATCCGGAGGCGTTGCAGGACATCACCCTGCCGGAGCCCCCGGCCCCCCGCGGCCACGACCTGCTGATCGAGGTCCGGGCGGTGGCGGTGAACCCGGTGGACACGAAGATCCGCCGCAACGCCGACCCGGCGGGGGAGCCGCGGGTGCTGGGCTTCGACGCGGCCGGCGTGGTCCGCGCGGTCGGGCCCGAGGTGCGGCTGTTCCACAAGGGGCAGGAGGTGTTCTATGCCGGCTCGATCGACCGGGCGGGCAGCAACGCCGAGCTGCAGCTGGTGGACGAGCGGATCGTCGGTCCCAAGCCCAGGAGCCTGTCCTTCGCCGAGGCCGCGGCCCTGCCGCTGACCGCCATCACCGCCTGGGAGGTGCTGTTCGACCGCATGGGCATCGCCCGCGGCAAGGCGCCCAGCCTGGGCGCGGTGGACAGCGGCGCGCTGCTGATCGTCGGCGGCGCGGGCGGCGTCGGCTCCATCGCCATCCAGCTCGCCCGCCGCCTGACCGGGCTGACCGTGGTCGCCACCGCCTCCCGCCCCGAGACCCAGGCCTGGTGCCGGGAGCTGGGCGCGCACCACGTGCTGGACCATTCCAGCGACCTGGTGGCCCAGGCGAAGGCGCTGCGGGTCGCCTTCCCCTACATCCTCTCGACCACCGAGACGCCGCGGCACTGGAACGCCCTGGCCGAGATCCTGGCGCCGCAGGGCACCATCGGGCTGATCGACGAGCTGGGCGGGGCGGACGTGCAGAAGCTGAAGCCCAAGGCCGGCCGGCTCGCCTGGGAATACATGTTCGCCCGCCCGGTCTTCCAGACGCCGGACATGATCGCCCAGCACCGGCTGCTGGACGAGGTCTCGCACCTCGTCGATGCCGGCGCGCTGCGCACCACCCTGGGGGAGCGCTTCGGCCGCATCGACGCCGGCAACCTGATCCGTGCCCACGCCGCCGTGGAGAGCGGCCGGATGCGCGGCAAGGCGGTGCTGGAAGGGTTCTGA
- a CDS encoding helix-turn-helix transcriptional regulator has translation MSAPLRSETDPALPEALALDLYAALAEDADLGVPLAALARSLGADTSVTFALMLDGPQVLRGERLAMMNIDQAAAPEYQAHWIHRDPRMEVIAALPPGVANLERILPGEAYARTPVWNEFTSRRIGSFHCMAATLEQQGEMRACFGAYRTRQREPFGPREESLLNAVYPHLRRVITARSRLTLPDSSLRMAIDTLPHGVAILSQDGRLLHANAQLQRMSELNDGFTLSQRGLYCAEAKPRRNLAHAIEATLAAAQGKVHLLIDAGTVAIPRPSGAAPWLVQAVPLLPRERLPSWLQAVGPAPFRGVMLLVTDAEARLGPSMALLRQMLGLSPAEAALASAMVRGISAKDFATRRGLSPGTLRGQLAALRAKTGCRRQADMVSLINRLIPP, from the coding sequence TTGTCAGCGCCCTTACGGTCCGAGACAGACCCGGCCTTACCCGAAGCGCTGGCGCTCGACCTCTACGCGGCGCTGGCCGAGGACGCCGACCTGGGAGTCCCCCTCGCTGCCCTGGCTCGCAGCCTGGGCGCCGATACCTCCGTCACCTTCGCCCTGATGCTCGACGGGCCGCAGGTCCTGCGGGGGGAGAGGCTGGCGATGATGAACATCGACCAGGCCGCCGCCCCTGAGTACCAGGCCCACTGGATCCACCGCGACCCGCGCATGGAGGTGATCGCCGCGCTGCCGCCGGGCGTGGCGAATCTGGAGCGCATCCTGCCGGGCGAGGCCTATGCCCGCACCCCCGTCTGGAACGAGTTCACCAGCCGCCGCATCGGCTCCTTCCACTGCATGGCGGCGACGCTGGAGCAGCAGGGGGAGATGCGAGCCTGCTTCGGCGCGTACCGGACGCGTCAGCGCGAGCCGTTCGGCCCGCGCGAGGAAAGCCTGCTGAACGCGGTCTATCCGCATCTGCGGCGTGTCATCACGGCGCGCAGCCGCCTCACCCTGCCGGATTCGTCCCTGCGCATGGCGATCGACACCCTGCCGCACGGGGTGGCGATCCTCTCGCAGGATGGCCGGCTGCTGCACGCCAATGCCCAACTGCAGCGGATGTCGGAGCTGAACGACGGCTTCACCCTCAGCCAGCGCGGCCTCTACTGCGCGGAAGCCAAGCCGCGCCGCAACCTCGCCCATGCCATCGAGGCGACGCTGGCGGCGGCCCAGGGCAAGGTCCACCTGCTGATCGATGCCGGCACGGTGGCGATCCCGCGTCCCTCCGGCGCCGCGCCCTGGCTGGTCCAGGCCGTGCCGCTGCTGCCCCGCGAGCGGCTGCCGAGCTGGCTCCAGGCCGTCGGCCCCGCGCCCTTCCGCGGCGTGATGCTCCTGGTGACGGATGCCGAGGCGCGGCTCGGCCCCTCCATGGCGCTGCTGCGCCAGATGCTGGGGCTGAGCCCGGCGGAGGCTGCCCTCGCCTCCGCCATGGTGCGCGGCATCAGCGCGAAGGACTTCGCCACGCGGCGGGGGCTCTCGCCCGGGACGCTGCGCGGCCAGCTCGCCGCGCTGCGCGCCAAGACCGGCTGCCGGCGCCAGGCTGACATGGTCAGCCTGATCAACCGCCTCATCCCGCCCTGA